Genomic window (Rhineura floridana isolate rRhiFlo1 chromosome 13, rRhiFlo1.hap2, whole genome shotgun sequence):
cacaaaccttgactcaTAAagccctttgatatgcaagcgtagtaatttcatgtctgtctccacttTAGGGGCGCccagttgcagctgggcctcctccTCATGCCTTTCCCTTTGTCTGTTCAtgcagagtgcttatctcaaggacatgcaaaatatgcagacatgaagtctgaaagatagtctcaGTGTTTCTACTTGTGCCcttcccctgtacccctttacctccttctaCATATCTGAAGGTTGCAATAACTAGCAATAGCTTCTTTTGTTATTATGACGTTACCTCGATATTGTAAACTATGGGGAGAGACTATATATACCCCAAGCaatcaataaacgaggttcccatgctggcctgccttGGCGtgtgagtattgggtcccctttgcaaaggagttGTCTTGtgtttacttgatctctgatagtgagttcatttgcactcagctccgcaccttcccgggtgtaagTGAGTTGGGGTCGACAGAGGCGAcctgcgtgttgggtttggacctaacagctaCCAcacctaaaagagcagaaaaagagacaggagcaCAAAGTCTTGTTGAATTTTGAGGAAATAGTAAATATCTGTGCATGGGTGCTATAGTAGGTATTGGCAGGTCCACTGGCACCTGTGGGCACCAGGTTGCCAACCTCCTATGGATACAGCAAGTAAGCTGTGGGACCATGTGGGACCATGACCTTCTGCAACTTATACCTGAAGGAACATGAGATCTAGAAGCTCCTCCCTGGGCAGTTTTCTCTCAGGTTTTGGCTCTGGGGCTGTGGTGACCTCCCCAATTTCTCCTGGGCTCAAGACCATTACAGGGACTTTCCAAAGCCTTAGAACTAGAAGGAGAGAAGAAGAGATTTGCCCTGCAGCAACACATGTGCCCCCAAATGATCTGAGTCCTGTGTCTTGTACGAATTATGTAAATGTTCATATATTTGCCTAATCCGttcacagtggggaggagcaaagcgcaAGGCAAGAAAGGATCACACCCCTGGTCTACCAGCAGTCTTCCTCCACCTCCCCACACCCAGCCTTTGAAGTTCACTATGCATTCCTCACATCTCTTGGCAAGTTTTGAAGAAAGGAAGCACTGTTACTCTTGAAATGAAAGCCGGcacaaaaattatttttaatcataaatagataaataggggcaagaaatttgatcctTTAGAAAGAAAGCTAATTCTGTAGCCAGTATTAATTTATAGGATCACAGCATAGACCTGATCTTCATTTGTGCAGCCAGCAAAGTGCACATCGGCCTTGCCATCATCCCCTTCTCCCATGCAGGTGGAGCCCGGGCTCATGAATGCTGCATGAGAGGGCTTTTGTTTCTCAAAACCAAAATGTGTTATGTGCACTTCTGCTAATGTAATGTCTGTAACAACAGGACAGTGTGGGAAACAAGAAGTCCTCTGAGAGCACCTAAATGCTAGTCTACTGGATGGACAGCAGTCCCACTTTGAGCTTCACAGCTTTGCCTAGCAGTGGAATCCTGAGGATGCAGGGTGCTCACAGGGAATTCAAGTGAAAAGAAGCTGGTTGCCTCCTTAGGGGCATaacagccagtgtagtgtagtggttagagcggccatgaaactcactgggtgactttgggccagttactgcctctccgcctaacctacctcacaaggttgttgtgaggataaaattgggagggaagaaccatgtttgtatgccaggttgagctccatggaggaaaggtgggatataattgtaataaataaattataaataaatacatatttcacAAGCAATAccaatctccccccaccccttttgtgtgtgtgtgtgcattcataATTGAAATGCATCGTGTCGGTTGGGCTTTGGCTGGATATGCACAACTGATATTCACGTGTCCAAACTCTCTAGCCAGCACAGGCTCTTGGTGCTTACTGCCCAGCTGCGGGTAATCAAAGGGCCAGGCTAACACTTTCTTATCAGTGAAGCCCTTCAAGGCCGTAAAAGAGAAGATGTGCCTGACTGGATAATTGTCTCCGGCCTGTTGCTGGGGATTTTGCCTTAAGTATGGGCAGAAAATTCTAAGTTTTGTTCCTCTACTGGTTTCCATCTTACTGGTGTCCATCCAGGTAAGTTCCTGTTTATCATCAACTATCCTGACTGTTATCTCTTTGAGGTGGCTAACTAACTGCAAGTCGTTTTGTAAGTATTAGCTCAGGCTAGTTAGTCTTGGTTATTCTTCTGTTTCTGATTGAACTCTCTCATGTTTTGTTTTACCTTGCCCCTCTTGAGTGTGGatattaaggaaccattttgctgctgtaactgtgcacctcttttattctttaataaacttACTTCTGTTTACCAGTGTGCCTTCATTTTAGGAGGATGTCAGTTCTAAATCTGGTACTTTGGCCATTGACTACGACTACTGTATAATTGGGTGCTTGCCTAAGGCTCCAGGGGCAAGGAGTGTCTTTTTGGCTCTTGCTCTTTGGAATTCCTGGCaagttttctgggctctgagtttccCTTTGGCTCAGAGTGGTTAACCAGTAAAAAAGGGTGGAGGCGGCTATCTtccctgcagggttgttgtgagtgtgcacagccttggcagagaaggatatcttgccaggatcaattgcccagggtggggaattgggtccTGGGATGGTGAAAGTCGGGGGTAACACCCCCAGCTATCATCAcattaataatgttgctttcttcctgctaaaacaagacttcttcttgcatttcttttgccagagtttgtgttcctttttattttcttcattcggacaagacttccattttctgaaggaagactttttgcctctaagagcttcctcgactttgctcgttaaccatgctggcatcttattggccctggcggtaccttttttgATCTGCggcatgcactccagttgagcttctaatatagtgtttttaaacaacttccaagcattttcgagtgatgtgaccctctggactttgtttttcagctttctttttaccaatcccctcatttttgtgaagtttcctcttttgaagtcaaatgtgaccgtgttggattttcttggcaattggccaggtacacgtatgtttaatttaatagcactgtggtcactgctcccaatcggttcaacaacacttacatctcgcaccaggtcccggtccccactgaagattaagtccagggttggttccatgaccaactggtctagggaatagttcAGAGGGATTTGCTTCCCtgcaatcatccttaggataggtgaaactgaccacagggcataggtgaaactgaccaccgtTCTCAAGACTGGTCTGGGCCTGCTCTCCTGTGAGATTCAATTGTTCATGAGTGTTCTGCTTTGCTTCTCTTCATTTTGGCCAGGCAACTTTTTGTGCCAGTTGTCATCTCTTTGCTGAGTTGCCTTTATCCACTCCCTTAGGAATAAAATTATTCTTCCCTGTCATTGGTGCTTCGTTAAGCCCTTTGTCTCTTCAGGAAGGAGTTTGGCCTACTGGGCTGGTGAATCGCTCATCTCACTAGAAAAATGCTGGCTAGGTGGGCTTTAATGAATGGTTTTGTCTCCAGGAAACTCATATTCTAGCTGAGATTGCAAAGGTGGAACTGGACAACATGCTGCTGCATGGGAtgagaccatcaaggggcaagcatttccatctgccttgccccacccctctgcctgggccttatcaggaagagctgcagactgagatgtgctgctgcagggatgagactgtgctgggaccgtcaaggggcaagcatttccatctgccttgccccacccctctgcctgggccttatcaggaagagctgcagactgagacatgctgctgcagggatgggactgtgctgggaccatcaaggggcatgcttttccacctgctttgccccccacccctgttggctattaaaccgagaaagcagaggttaaatttccacaagtgagctacatgacttagaagcgaaagttggcagagctcgagccatcttcaaggacacgttgctatgcaacctaggctcgggcagctggccttttctatatagagggccagcagacacttgtgagtgtgggggtcgaggagtttgtacagagagagcttgtgatatattgtcagtaaagtgactcttaaaacttattgcttgtccggctcattgcttcagctggcatctagcctgtcactgtattgttctgcatcctgggcatctgctcgcgccagatacaacatccaacaagtggtagcagaggatggttacctggtgctgaggattacctggtgctgaggatcacctggagcggaggattgcagaaaagcggcagagaaaagccagaactgcagaccagcgagaaaaacagcagagagatggagaaaccgaaagctgagctgaaagctgtgagagagtcgtgggaaagaaaaaaaaactaaccgaaggacagaggtgagaagctctaattacaaaggcagtgaactgtgaaaagtgaaagtatgtctgttacgttatcggccgggattcccttggaaaggctgacagggaaaaattatggcacttggaaacagagaatgcagacttttctagtgaaagaagacctgtggaaagctatcgcagaagacccacccgccggggtgcctattccagcagattggagaaggctggatgagagggcaaaggcgttaattgttcttgctattgatgattctcaattactgcacgtgcgtgatgcagcaacagcaaaggaaacctgggaaactttaagaaatattcatgtgaaaaagactgccagttctaaaatgtatcttgccagaagattgtatcagatgcgcttatctggagatacaaccatgtcagagcatttgttagaaataaacagactgtttacggagttgtcagaacgtgaaattgaacattctcaaacgcaaaaagtgtatatcacattatcttcactagattcaagttatgatagtctggtgagctctttggaagcaatggacgatgccaatctcaatatggattatatagaaggcaaacttttacaagaatttcaaagaaggcaagaaatgacaaagcaggaaaagactgagtctaaacacaacgtggaaaagcagaacaacaaagctgcacaagagagactgtatggacaaaaggcatgttatttttgtggttccaagcaacatcttcaaaggaattgtgaagcaagaagaagagaaagaggaagaaaaccatgtgtacaggtgatcaatgctagtaagaataagcaatgtattaacaatgagcagggaaataactgtaaaggtttatgggcaattgacagtggggcaacaaatagtataatcaaagataaatccatgtttcatacattttgtgacgtagaggatcatgtaataatggctgatgggactaagaaacttatcaaaagtgggggtacagtgaaattagcaggtttcaataccattatgactgatgtgctgtttgttcctgatatcaaatgtaacattatggctgtgtcaaaactcaatgaaatggggttcacagtaatgttcaaaaggggttcagtgcatgtaatgagaggagaaaaaatattcatgaaaggaatagtaaggaactcattgttcttcttacacgtgaaacaaacaaatcatgtactcatgtgtgctaataagaaaccccataataattgtgttcatttatggcacagaaaactaggccatataggatatgaaaatgtggtgaaaacaacagagaacagtaatgatgtgacattgagaaactgtgaaaaatatgtagactgccacgtgtgtaaacaaactagggcagttgtggctacaaagaacaaagaagccatgcccagtacaaatgcaccttatcaattaatacacatggacttagtggggccatttcaacctactcaggggggtgcaagatatttcctgacaatagttgatgatttttcaaaattctgcactgtttatctactaaaagctaaaagtgaagctgcagagaaactgaaaagatttgttacaaaaattgaagtgcagtttggtgtcaaaatagagagaataagatcagatcaaggaggagagttcttaggacactcttttactgaatacttggataaaagaggaataaaacaggagttaacagccccttatagtcctcatcagaacgggttagctgaacgctggaacaggttgcttcaggactcaataagatcaatgctatgtgactcctctttaacacaaggtttctggggagaatgtattctgtattcagcttacattcaaaacagaatattccgtaaggccactggaatgtctccttatcagaaattgtatgacagaaaacccagattaaaccatttgattaggtttggagcagaatgctgggtacatgttcccaaaaataaaaggacagggaagctgcaaaggagagcagacaaagggtacatgctgggatttgaaaacacgtattacagaatatggatgccaaaacaaaggtctgtggtgttaagcagaagcgtgcaagcaatagagcaggattgggaagagaaaacatatgtggagttgggaaacactgaaggtagtaatgaacaagaacaggcagacacagtaccaataaaacaaaaagaaacaggcagcagtagtgaatcaagttctagctctgagagagaaacagaggaatcgcctgacacagacacagatactaaggcagaaatacaaccacgcagatcagagagaacaacaaaaggtattccacctgttagatttaaaataaattccattaaacatatagacttcagtaactggagaaagtgggatgatggaaatcatgaagagtaatgaaatgtaatgaaaatgatgctgagattgcaatggagtaactgtattacaaatgaaagtgatgtaaactgaaatgaaaccaaatgatgtaaatgaaatgacatgtaaaatgtaacacatgtaaatggaagagaaatgtaactagctgaatgtggaaatttaaggtgggggattgttggctattaaaccgagaaagcagaggttaaatttccacaagtgagctacgtgacttagaagcgaaagttggcagagctcgagccatcttcaaggacacattgctatgcaacctaggctcgggcagctggccttttctatatagagggccagcagacacttgtgagtgtgggggtcgaggagtttgtacagagagagcttgtgatatattgtcagtaaagtgactcttaaaacttattgcttgtccggctcattgcttcaactggcatctagcctgtcactgtattgttctgcatcctgggcatctgctcgcgccagatacaacatccaacaacccctgctcttagtgacatttttctggggactgccctttaccggGAAGATTAATGCTTtcagtttgctgctcctgttgttttagagatgttaggacttcgttagtttgattttttttttgtaaattgtattgtttttatttgcattttgtatttgtatttttatttgtgtgtaagccaccttgggggcctatttggccaaaaggcggcctagaaataaaacgtaacataaaACGTAACATAACTTTGCATGCCACAGTGCCTCACTGACTATCATGAACCTGCCGCAGTTTGTATCCAATGAGCTTCTGGAGGAGGCCTTTTCAACGGTTGGCCAAGTAGAAAGGGCTCTGGTTATTGTGGACAACAGGTTCTTGAAAAGCCGCTCAGCTCTTGCTTCTGCATACAGTAACACTTTTGTAGGAAGTATCCCtatattgttgttatttattggaGTTATAATTGAGTAACTTACTGGACAGATAAACCTAAGGTTTCCCTTCTTAAAAACAGTCATGGTGCAACTGCTTTCCTCAGAACTCAATGCTTGCTGCCTTAACCTCACTCTGCTGACTCTCACTAACTCTGGTTGCCTCCCCCTGACTGACTTGATTTTTCTGCTTTGCTACTACAGGGAGTGTGAGCAACCTCCCCATTTTGCACAGCCAGGTTCCTTTGAGTACGACTTTGCAATGCATTGGAAGGCCCAGACTGAGATGgaaaagcagcagcaggaacaAATAGACTGGAACTTCAAAAAGGCCCGAGAGAAGCTGGAAATGGAAACGGAGGCAGCTCGTTATGAGCACCAGGTCATGCTCATGAGGCAAGGTGACAATCATTGGCAGCGTGCACAGAGCAGGTAGCGCAGGCACTCTAACCTTTGCGGGTGTTTCTCCAGACTTAATGAGGTGCCAGGAAGACCTGAGAAGAATGGAGGAGCTGCACAACCAGGAGGTGCAGAGGCTTAAACAGCTGGCACGCAGGTGAGCAGGGAATGAATGAAGCTGCTCCTGGCTCTAAACACAAGCGCCCCGGGCTGGTGATCAGCAGGGTCTGTGTAGGGGCAAGGCTGAGAGCATTCACTGGTGTTCTGGAGCTCTgtg
Coding sequences:
- the LOC133369403 gene encoding non-POU domain-containing octamer-binding protein-like, with product CHSASLTIMNLPQFVSNELLEEAFSTVGQVERALVIVDNRECEQPPHFAQPGSFEYDFAMHWKAQTEMEKQQQEQIDWNFKKAREKLEMETEAARYEHQVMLMRQDLMRCQEDLRRMEELHNQEVQRLKQLARRRQEEMRRRQEEMRRRQEDMRRRQERFMGAFFDGVGDLLLPGVGVN